From a single Sulfurimonas sp. hsl 1-7 genomic region:
- a CDS encoding SPOR domain-containing protein, with the protein MNENNELSDIVLNKSSSSGSSKKMVLAIATLGIILIAVVTIMKSCGSDNINGTPQTVIPPKPQQNIVEEEIQSANAPEQTTRNDEPLFEEVEVIEDDSVDDADLDKIAQKLKEESQEENVVQPQVKPTVQTQPVKTVVKPAPKPVTQKVTNTAAYYIQVGSFTKYEPNQKFLQSITKLGYQYMYHKVRVNNKTLNKVLVGPFTTEQEARDARRVLRSKVEPGAFLVKLK; encoded by the coding sequence ATGAATGAAAACAATGAACTAAGTGATATCGTTTTAAATAAGAGCTCATCTTCAGGTTCTAGTAAAAAAATGGTGTTGGCTATTGCAACATTAGGTATTATACTTATTGCTGTTGTTACAATTATGAAATCATGCGGTTCAGATAACATTAATGGTACGCCTCAAACTGTTATTCCACCAAAACCACAACAAAACATTGTTGAAGAAGAGATCCAGAGTGCTAATGCTCCTGAACAAACAACCAGAAATGATGAACCACTTTTTGAAGAGGTTGAAGTTATTGAAGATGATAGTGTAGATGATGCTGATTTAGATAAAATTGCACAAAAGTTAAAAGAGGAATCACAAGAAGAAAATGTTGTGCAGCCTCAAGTGAAACCAACTGTACAAACACAACCGGTAAAAACAGTAGTAAAACCTGCTCCAAAACCTGTAACACAAAAAGTTACTAATACAGCAGCATACTATATTCAAGTTGGTTCATTTACAAAATATGAACCGAATCAGAAATTTTTACAATCTATTACAAAACTCGGTTACCAGTATATGTACCATAAAGTAAGAGTTAACAATAAAACTTTAAACAAAGTACTTGTTGGACCTTTTACAACAGAACAAGAAGCTAGAGATGCAAGACGTGTACTACGTTCAAAAGTTGAACCGGGTGCATTTTTAGTGAAGTTAAAATAA
- a CDS encoding DUF1882 domain-containing protein has protein sequence MTAMDLKLIKMVTDHYWIKRDTVVDKINFKGRTFYNKFERVDEMLSQSVINKHLKGEITVAHSLVNKHNKVENIVIDYNGRDPERFYHKTQLLLREEGFINFTAYKTKTEGHLHVYIHKGHTTLQEAIQLGKMLSMKLAAKQPKQWRMFPNNDMPDEYNILTLPYEVYAKERGASWSKHM, from the coding sequence GCAATGGATCTCAAGCTTATAAAAATGGTAACAGACCACTACTGGATCAAAAGAGATACGGTAGTGGACAAAATCAACTTTAAAGGTCGTACTTTTTACAACAAGTTTGAAAGAGTAGATGAGATGCTGTCTCAATCAGTGATCAACAAACACCTAAAAGGTGAAATTACAGTTGCACATTCACTTGTGAATAAACACAATAAAGTGGAAAACATAGTAATTGATTACAACGGCAGAGATCCGGAGCGCTTTTACCACAAAACACAACTTCTTCTTCGTGAAGAAGGCTTCATAAACTTCACTGCATACAAAACAAAAACAGAGGGTCATCTTCATGTTTATATCCACAAGGGGCATACTACTCTACAAGAGGCTATCCAACTTGGGAAAATGTTAAGTATGAAGTTAGCTGCTAAACAACCAAAACAATGGCGTATGTTTCCAAACAATGATATGCCGGATGAATACAACATTTTAACTCTACCATATGAAGTATACGCAAAAGAGCGTGGAGCTTCTTGGTCAAAGCACATGTAA